The following are encoded in a window of Fusarium oxysporum f. sp. lycopersici 4287 chromosome 5, whole genome shotgun sequence genomic DNA:
- a CDS encoding 50S ribosomal protein L14 produces MIQLKTMLNCIDNSGAALVECVLVVGQKRHARIGDRVVVVVQEQRGSSSGGMAGISAANKVKRGDIRHAVVVRTRYPTQRRDGSVVKFDDNACVLLNKAGDPVGSRINGAVGAELKRKKWSKILSMAPMQA; encoded by the exons ATGATTCAATTAAAG ACAATGCTTAACTGCATCGACAACTCGGGCGCTGCCCTTGTCGAATGCGTCTTGGTCGTCGGCCAAAAACGACATGCCCGAATCG GTGACCGtgttgtcgtcgtcgttcAGGAGCAGCGTGGTAGCTCCTCCGGTGGTATGGCCGGTATCTCTGCCGCCAACAAGGTCAAGCGAGGTGATATCCGTCACGCCGTCGTCGTCCGAACCCGATACCCTACACAACGCCGAGACGGCTCAGTCGTCAAGTTCGACGACAATGCTTGTGTGCTGCTGAACAAGGCTGGAGATCCCGTGGGATCACGTATCAACGGTGCTGTTGGCGCCGAGCTGAAGCGCAAGAAGTGGAGCAAGATTCTGTCAATGGCGCCTATGCAGGCATAA
- a CDS encoding histone-lysine N-methyltransferase SET9, whose protein sequence is MPPSQKAAAKKPRMTLAQVSAYDDILTDALVDHVFYWTTVPKNRTSYHPSRGVREEEIAKILQEEVVLKKDLESAEKRLLATNGLKRFHNGLKTDNEKENFRRHLRRYVQIYLPDCPWEVSSTNRYTIVTHEAAVTARRPIRRNEAIKYLSGVQVIITPEEEKAISSQKKDFSIVVSSRSKCTSLFMGPARFANHDCDANAKLMRTSHAGIEIVATRPIEAGEEITVTYGDNYFGENNCECLCRTCEDLLRNAWEPEDGTVPVKTSIEQEKSEGYSLRRRRRDESISGSSRTPSVTPDMRPRITKATSRGSKLARDSSSARSPPAEQTNDRKRQHDSLATPPKTPAKRQKISAEKTVIIIDDSSRSTSVTASETSSGVVETDVTSPEKETPEPLGHTPLKGNANKGSQQTEGAPVSPQSSQGSRSPQQAAEITRERTRRSGLESMTIQAILNAPLESEAESEPEPEKLKEATVVPPPTEPIATSIETVEDSQVADEDQPKRKKYQRRVYKEDTPPSRVRVPGDYLLTPLLLSEPEMAWIQCTICDGYFVQQNAYFTRASCPRCERHSKLYGYIWPKTDKAGPHDKEERILDHRTIHRFLDPDDERKVRCRKSFGNLKTDTEETEELERGRKRHSTSNLMGRTGPSTEQDSGHRRSGRLRRVNSRFLDP, encoded by the exons ATGCCTCCATCACAGAAAGCGGCTGCCAAAAAGCCGCGCATGACGTTGGCACAAGTGTCAGCATATGATGACATTCTCACTGACGCCCTGGTTGATCAT GTCTTTTACTGGACAACGGTCCCCAAAAACCGCACATCATATCATCCATCAAGAGGTGTAagggaggaggagatcgcTAAGATCTTGCAAGAGGAGGTGGTTCTCAAGAAGGACTTGGAAAGTGCTGAGAAGCGATTGCTGGCAACAAACGGGCTAAAACGGTTTCACAATGGATTGAAGACCGACAATGAAAAGGAGAACTTCCGACGGCATCTCAGACGTTATGTTCAAATTTACCTTCCGGATTGTCCATGGGAGGTCAGCTCGACAAACCGATACACAATTGTTACTCACGAGGCTGCCGTAACAGCCAGACGACCTATCCGACGCAACGAGGCCATTAAATATTTATCCGGTGTTCAAGTCATCATCACGCCAGAGGAGGAAAAGGCCATCTCATCTCAGAAGAAGGACTTTAGCATTGTTGTTAGCTCACGAAGCAAGTGCACCAGCCTGTTTATGGGACCTGCTCGCTTTGCGAACCACGATTGCGATGCGAACGCCAAACTTATGAGGACAAGCCACGCAGGAATCGAGATTGTCGCAACAAGGCCAATTGAAGCGGGAGAGGAGATTACGGTCACTTACGGAGATAACTATTTCGGCGAGAACAACTGCGAGTGTTTGTGCAGGACATGCGAGGATCTTTTACGGAATGCTTGGGAACCAGAAGATGGCACAGTGCCAGTGAAAACTAGTATTGAGCAGGAAAAGTCAGAAGGTTACTCATTACGGCGACGGCGAAGAGATGAAAGCATCTCTGGCTCTTCACGGACACCATCAGTCACTCCCGATATGCGACCACGGATTACAAAAGCGACTTCAAGAGGATCAAAGCTAGCTCGCGATTCATCATCTGCTAGGTCTCCACCCGCCGAGCAAACCAATGATCGAAAGCGACAGCATGATAGTCTGGCGACACCGCCCAAGACTCCAGCGAAGCGACAAAAGATTTCGGCTGAGAAGACTGTAATTATTATTGACGATTCGTCGCGCAGTACATCTGTCACTGCCAGTGAAACTTCAAGTGGCGTTGTCGAGACAGATGTCACTTCGCCAGAGAAGGAGACTCCAGAGCCTCTAGGACATACTCCATTGAAAGGGAATGCGAACAAGGGTAGTCAACAGACAGAGGGGGCACCAGTTTCGCCGCAGAGCAGTCAAGGTTCACGATCACCGCAGCAAGCGGCTGAAATAACGAGAGAGAGAACCCGTCGAAGTGGCCTAGAGAGTATGACTATCCAGGCCATTCTAAACGCTCCTCTGGAGTCTGAGGCTGAGAGTGAACCTGAACCGGAAAAGCTCAAGGAAGCAACTGTGGTACCTCCACCAACCGAGCCTATTGCAACCAGTATTGAAACTGTCGAAGACAGTCAAGTGGCTGATGAGGATCAGCCAAAACGAAAGAAATATCAACGTCGTGTCTATAAGGAAGATACGCCTCCATCTAGAGTGCGAGTGCCGGGAGATTACCTCCTTACACCGCTACTTTTATCAGAACCTGAGATGGCCTGGATCCAGTGTACCATCTGCGACGGTTACTTTGTACAACAGAACGCATATTTTACACGAGCTTCATGTCCTCGATGCGAACGACACTCGAAGCTTTACGGGTACATCTGGCCCAAGACGGACAAGGCCGGACCGCATGACAAAGAAGAGAGAATTCTGGATCACCGCACCATCCATCGATTCTTGGATCCCGATGATGAGCGAAAAGTGAGATGTCGCAAGAGTTTTGGAAATCTCAAGACAGACACAGAAGAAACGGAAGAGCTCGAGCGGGGCCGGAAGCGACACAGCACATCAAACTTAATGGGGCGAACGGGTCCATCAACAGAACAAGACTCAGGCCATCGAAGAAGCGGAAGGCTTCGTCGAGTGAACAGTAGGTTCCTCGACCCATGA
- a CDS encoding aminopeptidase Y, producing the protein MTTKGLCLVAATAALQGVSALQIPLNLQVPKLSWNLFGDDLPLVDTKELQKSIKPENLEARAKDLYEIAKNGEEEYGHPTRVIGSEGHLGTLSYIHAELAKLGGYYSVSNQQFPAVSGNVFESRLVIGDSVPKQASPMGLTPPTKNKEPVHGTLVLVDNEGCDESDYPEAVKGNIALVLRGTCPFGTKSGNAGKAGAVAAVVYNYEKDEVHGTLGTPSPDHVATFGLGGEEGKAVAKKLKDGEKVDAIAYIDAEVKTISTTNIIAQTRGGDPDNCVMLGGHSDSVAEGPGINDDGSGSISVLEVAVQLTKYRVNNCVRFAWWAAEEEGLLGSDHYVSVLPEDENRKIRLFMDYDMMASPNFAYQIYNATNAENPKGSEELRDLYVNWYEEQGLNYTFIPFDGRSDYDGFIRGGIPAGGIATGAEGVKTEDEVEMFGGEAGVWYDKNYHQIGDDLTNVNYTAWEVNTKLIAHSVATYAKSFKGFPEREIETSVQTYSDKTKYHGSKLFI; encoded by the exons ATGACAACAAAGGGTCTTTGCTTAGTCGCCGCCACGGCCGCCCTCCAGGGCGTGTCAGCTCTTCAGATCCCTCTTAACCTCCAAGTCCCCAAGCTCTCTTGGAATCTCTTTGGTGACGATCTTCCTCTGGTAGATACCAAGGAATTGCAGAAGAGcatcaagcctgagaaccTTGAGGCTAGAGCAAAGGACCTGTATGAGATTGCCAAGaatggagaagaggaataTGGACATCCGACTCGTGTCATTGGCAGTGAAG GCCATCTCGGTACACTGTCATACATCCACGCTGAGCTCGCCAAGCTAGGCGGCTACTACTCCGTCTCGAACCAGCAGTTCCCCGCTGTTTCGGGCAATGTCTTCGAGTCGCGTCTCGTCATCGGCGACTCTGTTCCCAAGCAGGCATCGCCCATGGGTCTGACTCCTCCGACTAAGAACAAGGAGCCCGTCCACGGAACGCTTGTCCTCGTCGACAACGAAGGATGCGACGAGTCCGATTATCCCGAGGCCGTCAAGGGCAACATTGCTCTCGTCCTTCGTGGAACGTGCCCCTTTGGTACAAAGTCCGGCAATGCTGGTAAAGCGGGTGCTGTCGCTGCCGTTGTGTATAACtacgagaaggatgaggttCATGGAACTCTCGGTACTCCTTCGCCTGACCATGTTGCTACTTTTGGTCTGGGCGGTGAAGAGGGTAAGGCTGTTGCtaagaagctcaaggatggTGAAAAGGTCGATGCTATTGCCTACATCGACGCTGAGGTCAAGACCATTTCCACcaccaacatcatcgccCAGACTCGGGGTGGTGATCCCGACAACTGTGTTATGCTCGGTGGTCACAGCGACAGTGTTGCCGAGGGCCCTGGTATAAACGACGATGGATCCGGCAGTATCTCTGTGCTCGAGGTCGCTGTCCAACTGACCAAGTACCGCGTCAACAACTGCGTCCGCTTCGCCTGGTGGGCcgctgaggaagaaggtcttcttgGCTCCGACCACTACGTCTCCGTTCTTCCTGAAGACGAGAACCGCAAGATTCGTCTCTTCATGGACTACGACATGATGGCCAGTCCCAACTTTGCCTACCAGATCTACAACGCCACCAACGCCGAGAACCCCAAGGGTTCAGAGGAGCTGCGTGATCTGTATGTTAACTGGTACGAGGAGCAGGGTCTCAACTACACCTTTATCCCCTTTGATGGTCGCAGTGACTACGATGGTTTCATCCGTGGTGGTATTCCCGCTGGTGGTATCGCCACAGGTGCCGAGGGTGTCAAGACAGAAGACGAAGTCGAGATGTTTGGCGGTGAAGCCGGTGTCTGGTATGATAAGAACTACCACCAGATCGGGGATGATCTGACCAATGTGAATTACACTGCGTGGGAGGTGAACACCAAG CTCATCGCCCATTCCGTTGCAACATACGCCAAGTCGTTCAAGGGTTTCCCCGAGCGAGAGATTGAGACGTCTGTGCAGACTTACTCTGACAAGACCAAGTACCACGGTAGCAAGCTCTTCATTTAA
- a CDS encoding DNA-directed RNA polymerase II subunit RPB9, which yields MATPQSTTSYEGAEGDKKLEQITFRFCSECSNMLYPKEDEDAHKLQFTCRTCQYTEDAKSTCVFRNVLNTSAGETAGVTQDVGSDPTLPRSTKTCPSCQHTEAVFFQSQQRSAETGMVS from the exons ATGGCTACCCCCCAATCCACCACCTCTTACGAGGGCGCCGAAGgcgacaagaagctcgagcAGATCACCTTCCGATTCTGTTCCGAATGCTCCAACATGCTTTATCCcaaggaggacgaggatgctCACAAGCTTCAGTTTACCTGCCGAACTTGCCAGTACACCGAGGACGCCAAGTCTACCTGTGTCTTCCGCAACGTCCTCAACACCTCGGCCGGTGAGACCGCCGGTGTCACCCAGGATGTTGGCTCCGATCCAACG CTCCCGCGATCTACAAAGACCTGCCCTAGTTGCCAGCACACCGAAGCTGTGTTTTTCCAGTCTCAGCAGCGAAGCGCTGAAACCGGCATGGTAAGTTGA
- a CDS encoding oxidoreductase — protein MAAYLTNRICHPHHGIPVSRPETPAPAKTEKCSHPIVNKAAKGVPFFTPEQDPPPGLAIQPSDGRPVPRLFQPLKIRNVTMQNRIWVSPMCQYSCHEGFMTPWHITHYGGMAQRGPGLMMIEATAVQANGRITPEDAGIWLDAHVDTLRKNVDFAHGQNTNIAIQLAHAGRKASCVAPWLSAGATATEEVNGWPDDVVGPSDEPFNENMPTPRSMSIQEINQLKKDFVKAANRAVTAGFDVIELHFAHGYLVSSFLTPSVNKRTDQYGGSFENRTRLALELVEEVRAVIPETMPLFVRISATDWLDTNPEYTGESWTVDEAAKLAILFAERGVDVIDVSSGGNHPQQKVQGGPGYQAKFAKHIKKVVGDKMLVSSVGSIKTGTLAEDIISGKDDGVKLDLIAAGRMFQKNPGLVWAWADDLDVEIQLAHQIGWGFGGRATKKQDHVKMSIP, from the exons ATGGCTGCATATCTCACCAACCGCATCTGCCACCCTCACCACGGCATTCCCGTATCGAGGCCCGAAACTCCTGCACCCGCAAAGACTGAGAAATGCAGCCACCCCATTGTCAACAAGGCTGCAAAGGGCGTTCCCTTCTTCACCCCCGAGCAGGATCCTCCGCCTGGTCTGGCCATCCAGCCCAGCGATGGAAGACCTGTTCCTCGACTCTTTCAGCCCCTCAAGATTCGAAATGTCACTATGCAGAATAGAATTTGGGTCAGCCCTATGTGCCAGTACTCCTGCCATGAAGGTTTCATGACGCCTTGGCATATTACGCACTATGGCGGTATGGCTCAGCGTGGT CCGGGGCTTATGATGATTGAAGCAACTGCCGTGCAAGCCAATGGTCGAATTACACCTGA GGATGCTGGTATCTGGCTCGACGCCCATGTTGACACTCTCCGAAAAAACGTCGACTTTGCGCACGGTCAGAATACAAACATCGCCATTCAACTCGCCCACGCAGGCCGCAAAGCAAGCTGTGTAGCACCCTGGCTCAGCGCCGGCGCCACAGCCACCGAGGAAGTCAACGGGTGGCCCGACGATGTCGTAGGTCCCAGCGATGAGCCCTTCAATGAGAACATGCCCACGCCGCGTAGCATGAGTATCCAGGAGATTAACCAGCTCAAGAAAGATTTCGTCAAGGCCGCCAACCGCGCCGTCACCGCTGGCTTCGACGTGATCGAACTTCACTTTGCGCATGGTTATCTTGTCAGCTCGTTCCTTACGCCGAGTGTTAACAAGCGAACGGATCAGTATGGTGGAAGTTTTGAGAACAGAACTCGTCTGGCGCTTGAGCTCGTTGAGGAAGTTCGTGCTGTTATCCCTGAGACCATGCCTCTTTTCGTGAGGATCAGTGCGACGGATTGGTTGGATACTAACCCTGAGTACACCGGCGAGAGCTGGACTGTCGACGAAGCCGCCAAACTCGCTATCCTCTTCGCCGAGCGCGGCGTCGATGTGATCGACGTATCAAGCGGCGGAAACCACCCCCAGCAGAAGGTGCAAGGCGGCCCAGGATATCAAGCCAAGTTCGCGAAGCACATCAAGAAGGTTGTTGGCGACAAGATGCTCGTTAGCTCGGTGGGCAGTATCAAGACCGGTACACTTGCGGAGGATATCATCTCTGGAAAGGATGATGGTGTGAAGTTGGACCTCATTGCGGCAGGGAGAATGTTTCAGAAGAATCCCGGGTTGGTGTGGGCTTGGGCTGATGACTTGGATGTTGAGATTCAGCTTGCGCATCAGATTGGATGGGGATTTGGAGGACGGGCTACGAAGAAGCAGGATCATGTCAAGATGAGCATTCCTTGA
- a CDS encoding DNA-directed RNA polymerase II subunit RPB9 — translation MATPQSTTSYEGAEGDKKLEQITFRFCSECSNMLYPKEDEDAHKLQFTCRTCQYTEDAKSTCVFRNVLNTSAGETAGVTQDVGSDPTLPRSTKTCPSCQHTEAVFFQSQQRSAETGMKLFYVCCECGHIFT, via the exons ATGGCTACCCCCCAATCCACCACCTCTTACGAGGGCGCCGAAGgcgacaagaagctcgagcAGATCACCTTCCGATTCTGTTCCGAATGCTCCAACATGCTTTATCCcaaggaggacgaggatgctCACAAGCTTCAGTTTACCTGCCGAACTTGCCAGTACACCGAGGACGCCAAGTCTACCTGTGTCTTCCGCAACGTCCTCAACACCTCGGCCGGTGAGACCGCCGGTGTCACCCAGGATGTTGGCTCCGATCCAACG CTCCCGCGATCTACAAAGACCTGCCCTAGTTGCCAGCACACCGAAGCTGTGTTTTTCCAGTCTCAGCAGCGAAGCGCTGAAACCGGCATG AAACTCTTCTACGTCTGCTGCGAGTGTGGTCACATTTTCACTTAA
- a CDS encoding anthranilate synthase component I, translating to MCAAHLDIRPTADEARAAFNQEWTPTTQPTLLPVCASAPADLLTPSAIYLKLSSGATAEYSFLLESATGSTETVGRYSFIGANPRKVLATGDGYEHNGDPLKTLAAELSNDRVLDIPSLALPKLSGGAVGYVSYDCIKYFEPKTERPLKDNLQIPEALFMLFDTIVALDHFRSTLTIVTHMKLPKSPSDDLQPAYDVACETLRKTLDIIYQPETPLPAQTLGAQTESEQQYSSNVGRKGYETFVKELKKYIVKGDIIQAVPSQRFRRSTKLHPFNIYRTLRTLNPSPYVFFLSCADFHIVGASPECLMKTDGYAPLPSDSRFGYSAAEARSRPRIVNHAIAGTIHRGKNAAEDDRLAAELLASKKDRAEHVMLVDLARNDVNRVCHPTTVKVDRLMRIDRFSHVQHITSEVSGVLRPECTRWDALRSIFPAGTVSGAPKIRAMELIYDLEQEKRGIYAGAAGWFGYDIVRVDEGSKPEDKVFVDEGPMDTCIAIRTMLVKDGVAYMQAGGGIVYDSDPTDEWMETMNKLSANLRCVELSEKYFGDGVSTKTVEEIIAIERRKGEEEVKEAEK from the exons ATGTGTGCAGCTCAT CTCGATATACGGCCAACTGCCGATGAAGCTCGAGCTGCCTTCAACCAAGAATGGACTCCTACAACTCAACCCACGCTTCTCCCCGTTTGCGCCTCCGCTCCAGCCGATCTATTGACTCCTTCAGCTATCTATCTTAAGCTATCATCGGG CGCAACTGCCGAATACTCATTTCTCCTCGAGAGTGCGACTGGAAGCACAGAGACGGTTGGACGATATAGTTTTATTGGCGCCA ACCCCCGAAAAGTACTGGCCACTGGCGACGGCTACGAACACAATGGCGACCCTCTCAAGACCCTTGCGGCCGAACTTTCCAATGATCGAGTCCTCGATATTCCTTCGTTGGCGCTTCCGAAGCTGTCTGGTGGTGCCGTTGGATACGTCTCATATGATTGTATCAAGTACTTCGAGCCCAAGACCGAGCGACCACTCAAAGACAACCTCCAAATTCCCGAGGCTTTGTTCATGCTATTCGACACCATTGTCGCCTTGGACCATTTCCGTTCGACATTGACAATTGTCACACATATGAAGTTGCCCAAGAGCCCCTCTGATGATCTTCAACCTGCCTACGACGTGGCCTGCGAGACACTCCGCAAGACCCTCGACATCATCTACCAGCCCGAGACTCCCTTGCCTGCTCAAACTCTTGGTGCGCAAACAGAATCAGAGCAGCAATATTCTTCGAACGTTGGTCGTAAGGGTTACGAGACATTcgtcaaggagctcaagaaatACATTGTCAAGGGAGACATCATTCAAGCCGTGCCTTCACAACGGTTCCGCCGGAGCACCAAGCTTCACCCCTTTAACATTTACAGAACTCTCCGAACACTCAACCCCTCACCTTATGTGTTCTTCCTCTCATGCGCCGACTTTCACATCGTTGGTGCTTCGCCGGAGTGTCTGATGAAAACTGATGGATATGCTCCATTACCCTCTGACTCACGATTTGGCTACTCAGCTGCCGAAGCTCGATCAAGACCTCGTATTGTCAACCACGCAATCGCCGGTACAATTCACCGTGGAAAGAATGCCGCTGAGGATGATAGACTCGCAGCCGAGCTTTTGGCTTCCAAGAAGGACAGAGCTGAGCACGTCATGTTGGTGGATCTCGCCCGCAACGACGTGAACAGAGTCTGCCACCCCACAACCGTCAAGGTTGACCGGCTCATGAGAATTGACCGCTTCTCCCATGTTCAGCACATCACCTCTGAGGTTTCAGGAGTTCTGCGTCCTGAGTGCACACGCTGGGATGCTCTGCGTTCCATTTTCCCTGCGGGAACAGTCTCTGGAGCACCCAAGATCCGAGCTATGGAGCTCATCTACGACCTGGAGCAGGAGAAGCGGGGTATCTACGCTGGAGCTGCGGGATGGTTTGGATACGACATTGTGCGCGTGGACGAGGGCAGTAAGCCTGAGGACAAGGTTTTCGTCGACGAAGGACCCATGGACACATGCATTGCCATCCGGACCATGCTCGTCAAGGATGGCGTGGCATATATGCAGGCCGGCGGTGGCATCGTCTACGACAGCGACCCTACAGATGAGTGGATGGAGACGATGAATAAATTGTCCGCCAACCTCCGCTGTGTGGAGCTGTCGGAAAAGTACTTTGGCGATGGGGTGAGCACTAAGACCGTGGAGGAGATTATTGCGATTGAGAGGAggaagggagaggaggaggtgAAGGAGGCTGAAAAGTAG
- a CDS encoding anthranilate synthase component I — protein MLFDTIVALDHFRSTLTIVTHMKLPKSPSDDLQPAYDVACETLRKTLDIIYQPETPLPAQTLGAQTESEQQYSSNVGRKGYETFVKELKKYIVKGDIIQAVPSQRFRRSTKLHPFNIYRTLRTLNPSPYVFFLSCADFHIVGASPECLMKTDGYAPLPSDSRFGYSAAEARSRPRIVNHAIAGTIHRGKNAAEDDRLAAELLASKKDRAEHVMLVDLARNDVNRVCHPTTVKVDRLMRIDRFSHVQHITSEVSGVLRPECTRWDALRSIFPAGTVSGAPKIRAMELIYDLEQEKRGIYAGAAGWFGYDIVRVDEGSKPEDKVFVDEGPMDTCIAIRTMLVKDGVAYMQAGGGIVYDSDPTDEWMETMNKLSANLRCVELSEKYFGDGVSTKTVEEIIAIERRKGEEEVKEAEK, from the coding sequence ATGCTATTCGACACCATTGTCGCCTTGGACCATTTCCGTTCGACATTGACAATTGTCACACATATGAAGTTGCCCAAGAGCCCCTCTGATGATCTTCAACCTGCCTACGACGTGGCCTGCGAGACACTCCGCAAGACCCTCGACATCATCTACCAGCCCGAGACTCCCTTGCCTGCTCAAACTCTTGGTGCGCAAACAGAATCAGAGCAGCAATATTCTTCGAACGTTGGTCGTAAGGGTTACGAGACATTcgtcaaggagctcaagaaatACATTGTCAAGGGAGACATCATTCAAGCCGTGCCTTCACAACGGTTCCGCCGGAGCACCAAGCTTCACCCCTTTAACATTTACAGAACTCTCCGAACACTCAACCCCTCACCTTATGTGTTCTTCCTCTCATGCGCCGACTTTCACATCGTTGGTGCTTCGCCGGAGTGTCTGATGAAAACTGATGGATATGCTCCATTACCCTCTGACTCACGATTTGGCTACTCAGCTGCCGAAGCTCGATCAAGACCTCGTATTGTCAACCACGCAATCGCCGGTACAATTCACCGTGGAAAGAATGCCGCTGAGGATGATAGACTCGCAGCCGAGCTTTTGGCTTCCAAGAAGGACAGAGCTGAGCACGTCATGTTGGTGGATCTCGCCCGCAACGACGTGAACAGAGTCTGCCACCCCACAACCGTCAAGGTTGACCGGCTCATGAGAATTGACCGCTTCTCCCATGTTCAGCACATCACCTCTGAGGTTTCAGGAGTTCTGCGTCCTGAGTGCACACGCTGGGATGCTCTGCGTTCCATTTTCCCTGCGGGAACAGTCTCTGGAGCACCCAAGATCCGAGCTATGGAGCTCATCTACGACCTGGAGCAGGAGAAGCGGGGTATCTACGCTGGAGCTGCGGGATGGTTTGGATACGACATTGTGCGCGTGGACGAGGGCAGTAAGCCTGAGGACAAGGTTTTCGTCGACGAAGGACCCATGGACACATGCATTGCCATCCGGACCATGCTCGTCAAGGATGGCGTGGCATATATGCAGGCCGGCGGTGGCATCGTCTACGACAGCGACCCTACAGATGAGTGGATGGAGACGATGAATAAATTGTCCGCCAACCTCCGCTGTGTGGAGCTGTCGGAAAAGTACTTTGGCGATGGGGTGAGCACTAAGACCGTGGAGGAGATTATTGCGATTGAGAGGAggaagggagaggaggaggtgAAGGAGGCTGAAAAGTAG
- a CDS encoding peptidyl-prolyl cis-trans isomerase ssp-1: MADTGLPPGWEVRHSNSKNLPYYFNSAEKLSRWEPPSGTDTEKLKHYMATNHSAGSRPGAVAGVPEGKIRAAHLLVKHRDSRRPSSWREAEITRTKEEALEIIQDHEQKIKSGSITLGELALTESDCSSARKRGDLGYFGKGDMQKEFEDASFGLQPGQMSGIVETASGLHLIERLE, from the exons ATG GCTGACACTGGTCTTCCTCCGGGCTGGGAGGTCCGACactccaactccaagaaCCTCCCCTACTACTTCAACTCTGCCGAGAAGCTCTCACGATGGGAACCTCCCTCCGGCACCGACACCGAGAAACTTAAGCATTATATGGCTACTAACCACAGCGCCGGCTCTCGTCCCGGTGCCGTCGCTGGTGTTCCCGAGGGCAAGATTCGCGCTGCTCATCTACTAGTCAAGCATCGCGACAGCCGACGACCCAGCAGCTGGAGAGAG GCTGAGATTACGCGcaccaaggaggaggctcttgagatCATCCAGGACCACGAGCAAAAGATCAAGTCTGGTAGTATCACACTTGGTGAGCTCGCTCTCACCGAATCCGACTGCTCTTCTGCCCGTAAGCGAGGCGACCTCGGATACTTTGGCAAGGGAGACATGCAGAAGGAGTTTGAAGATGCTTCCTTTGGCCTCCAGCCTGGCCAGATGAGCGGAATTGTGGAGACAGCTAGCGGCCTTCACTTGATTGAGCG CCTGGAATAA